The Magnolia sinica isolate HGM2019 chromosome 10, MsV1, whole genome shotgun sequence genome includes a window with the following:
- the LOC131217335 gene encoding protein trichome birefringence-like 19 codes for MAEGGDLRLTSGTLINWFANSVDKEEVMKNEEQASPSSTSSPPSSLLQLDKKCDLSKGEWVWNPDAPYYTNTTCLAISDRQNCLKYGRPNTDFLKWRWKPNGCDLPIFDPARFLELVRGKSMAFVGDSVARNHMQSLICLLSKVEYPMDHSYTPDDKFKNLLYNGYNFTLASFWSPYLVKTAEANSTDDWSNRILKLHLDEFDEKWTAQIDRFDYVIISAGNWFFRPLIFYEGGRIVGCHACAQKNITDLTMYYGYRKVLQTSFRAINGHDHSDRMINGHDHSDRTVFLRTFSPGHYENGEWNNGGKCGWTRPLKSHETKLEWSNKDLYMAQLMEFKIAKKKWRNGLKFRLLDTTKAMLMRPDGHPDKYGRLPDDHGYHDCVHWCLPGPIDAWNDFLLHIMKMDGGRSSD; via the exons atggcgGAGGGTGGAGATCTGAGGCTCACATCaggaactttaataaattggtttgcaaattctGTGGATAAggaggaagtgatgaaaaatgaggaacaagcat ctccatcatcaacatcatcaccaccatcatcattacTACA ATTAGATAAGAAGTGTGATCTTTCTAAGGGTGAGTGGGTCTGGAATCCCGATGCCCCATATTACACAAACACCACTTGCTTAGCCATTTCAGATCGGCAGAATTGTTTGAAGTATGGTAGACCCAACACCGATTTCTTGAAATGGAGGTGGAAGCCCAACGGCTGCGATCTACCGATCTTCGACCCGGCCCGCTTCCTGGAACTTGTTAGAGGGAAGTCCATGGCTTTCGTTGGTGATTCTGTAGCAAGAAACCATATGCAATCTTTGATCTGCCTCTTATCTAAG GTAGAATATCCAATGGACCATTCATACACACCTGATGATAAATTCAAAAACTTGCTATACAACGGCTACAATTTCACCCTTGCATCCTTCTGGTCACCCTATCTAGTAAAAACTGCAGAAGCCAATTCCACCGACGATTGGTCCAACCGTATACTCAAACTCCATCTTGATGAATTCGATGAGAAATGGACAGCCCAGATCGACCGATTTGACTACGTGATCATATCAGCTGGAAATTGGTTTTTCCGGCCGCTCATCTTCTACGAAGGCGGCCGCATCGTCGGATGCCACGCCTGTGCACAGAAAAATATCACTGATCTGACCATGTATTATGGCTACCGGAAGGTGCTCCAGACCTCATTCCGAGCGATCAACGGCCATGATCACTCCGATCGCATGATCAACGGCCATGATCACTCTGATCGGACAGTTTTTCTAAGGACATTCTCGCCGGGCCACTACGAGAACGGTGAGTGGAATAATGGGGGGAAATGTGGGTGGACCAGGCCACTTAAGAGCCATGAAACAAAGTTAGAATGGTCTAATAAAGATCTGTACATGGCCCAGTTGATGGAATTTAAAATAGCAAAGAAGAAATGGAGGAATGGATTGAAATTTAGATTGCTTGATACTACAAAGGCCATGTTGATGAGGCCAGATGGACATCCTGATAAGTATGGACGCCTCCCTGATGATCATGGATACCATGATTGTGTCCACTGGTGCTTGCCGGGCCCGATCGACGCGTGGAATGATTTCTTGCTTCATATAatgaagatggacggtggacgaTCTTCTGATTGA